From the genome of Leptospiraceae bacterium, one region includes:
- a CDS encoding GHMP kinase, which translates to NFMEFYDNDRVIVNPLRIRQDIINELQFNILLYYTGTSRLSSKIIEAQMESVKAKKEESVEAMHKLKEQAFLMKEAILKG; encoded by the coding sequence AACTTTATGGAGTTTTACGATAATGATAGAGTAATAGTGAATCCATTGAGAATAAGACAAGATATAATAAATGAGCTTCAGTTTAATATACTCCTCTATTATACAGGGACAAGTAGGCTGTCTTCAAAAATTATAGAAGCTCAGATGGAGAGCGTAAAAGCGAAGAAGGAAGAATCCGTAGAAGCCATGCACAAGCTAAAAGAGCAAGCCTTTCTTATGAAGGAAGCTATCCTTAAGGGA